A segment of the Leclercia adecarboxylata genome:
TTGCCGCCTGCACCAGGGCGATATCCAGCGGATCGGCGCTGAGGGTCAGCATGCTCCAGTTGACCCCCACGTCGCTCATCCACGAGCCCACGTTGGACACCACCGTGGCGATCCACAGCATGCGGAACACCCGCTGGTGCAGCGGCTGCCAGGTGGACATCGTCGGGGCAGGCGGATGCTCCACGTGCGCGTCGGTGATCTGGGTCATGCGAATCTCTCCGTGGCCCGCGAACGGACCCGCCACGCGCCGGGGCCGGTGATCGCCAGCGTCGTAAAGATGATCAGCAGCAGCCAGCCAAACTGGCCTTCCGCAATCGACCAGCCCGGATGCACCACCAGCATCGCCACCAGCAGCACGGCAATGATTGGCACGCAGGCCAGCCGGGTCGCCACGCCGAAGAGGATCAGGATCGGGCAGATCACCTCGGCGACGATCGCCGGGATCAGGCTGAAGTACGGCCCGAAGCCAAAGGGATCTTCGATCCGCGTCAGTTCTTCGCTGAAATGCACGATCTTCGGCAGGCCGTGCACGTACAGCAGCAGCAGGCTGCCGGTGATCCGCAGGAAGAACAGCCCCAGGTCAATCCGGGGCAGGGTCTGTTGAGTTGAGTTCATCATGATCAGAACGCGAAGCAGCTGCAGCCCAGCGCCCCCCAGAAGGCGTTATCGTCGGCCACCGGCATCTCTGCCGTGCGGGCGAAATCGTGCGCGTGGTTATGCACTCCGCACGGGCCGCTACAGTGGTGAGCAGGCTGCATCCCCACGCGGGCGGCCTGCGGTGGTGCGCTGCGGTAGTGACCCGGCACCTTGACCACCGGCGACCACTCCGGCAGGACCGGGATGGCAGGCGGCGCCAGCGGGCCGAAGCTGCCTGCGGCGTAAACGATGTTACCGTCCACCACCGTCAGCACCGACTCGATGCCTTTAATTTCCTCTTCCGGCACGCGGAAGAAGTCTTTGCTCAGCACCGCTAGATCCGCGAGCTGGCCCTTTTTGATCTGACCTTTCTGGCTCTGCTCGTTGGAGAACCACGCGCTGCCCTGGGTCCAGAGCATCAGGGCGGTGTCGCGATCCAGACGGGCGCTGTGATCGTACATCTGCATCCCGCCAACGGTGCGGCCTGAGACCAGCCAGTAGAGCGCGGTCCACGGGTTGTAGCTCGCCACGCGGGTGGCGTCGGTGCCCAGACCTACCGGCACGCCGGTCTCCAGCATGCGGGTAACCGGCGGGGTGTGGCGAACCGCTTCCATCCCGTAGCGCTCGGCGAAGTACTCGCCCTGGAAGGCCATACGGTGCTGCACGGCGATGCCGCCGCCCAGGGCCTTGATGCGGTCGATGTTGCGCTGGGTAACGGTCTCGGCGTGGTCAAAGAACCAGTGCAGGCCGTCGAACGGGATCTCGCGGTTGACCTTCTCGAAGACGTCCAGCATCCGGCTGATGGACTCGTCGTAGGTGGCGTGGAGGCGGAACGGCCAGCGATGCTCCACCAGATGGCGCACCACGCGCTCCAGCTCGTCCTCCATGCCGGGAGCCAGATCCGGGCGCGGCTCGAGGAAATCTTCGAAGTCGGCGGCGGAGAAGACCAGCATCTCGCCCGCGCCGTTATGGCGGAAGAAGTCGGTGCCCTGGCCCGGCTTGAGCATGTCGGTCCACTTCTCGAAGTCTTCCAGCTCGTGACCAGGGCGCTGGGTAAAGAGGTTGTAGGCGATGCGGATCGTCATCTGCTTTTTCTCGTGCAGCTCGGCGATCACCTCGTAGTCTTCCGGGTAGTTCTGGAAACCACCGCCCGCATCGATGGCGCTGGTTAAGCCCAGACGGTTCAGCTCGCGCATAAACTGGCGGGTGGAGTTCACCTGCTGCTCCAGGGGCAGTTTTGGCCCTTTGGCGAGAGTGGCGTAGAGGATCATGGCGTTCGGACGGGCGATCAGCATCCCGGTCGGGTTGCCGTTAGCGTCGCGCTGGATCTCGCCGCCCGGCGGGTTCGGCGTGTCTTTGGTGTAACCGACGACCTTCAGCGCCGCGCGGTTGAGCAGGGCGCGGTCGTACAGGTGCAGAATAAACACCGGGGTATCCGGCGCGGCGGCATTGATCTCGTCCAGGGTCGGCATCCGGCGCTCGGCGAACTGGAACTCGTTCCAGCCGCCCACCACGCGTACCCACTGGGGTGACGGGGTGCGCAGGGCCTGCTCTTTCAGCATCCGCAGGGCGTCGGCCAGCGAGGGAACGCCTTCCCAGCGCAGTTCGAGATTGTAGTTCAGCCCGCCGCGGATCAGGTGCAGGTGCGAGTCGTTCAGGCCGGGGATAGCGGTGTGGCCTTTCAGATCCACGACTTTAGTGGCGTCGTCGTGGTACTGCATTACTTCCGCAGCGGTGCCTACGGCAAGGAATTTGCCGTCGCGCACGGCGACCGCTTCGGCGAGAGGATTTTCACGATCGACGGTATGAAACTGGCCATTCACCAGAATCAAATCTGCTTTAGCAGAGGAAGTCATAACTGCTCCTGACTGAGAGAGGGGAAATGTCAGGATTATTGGAACCGGTTACCGAAAAAAACCAGTTATACAATGGGATAGCTATACCAAAGTATAACTATACCTGTGTATAACTATACGAAAGGTTAATTATACAAAGAGATAATTACGCCAGGGCAGAGAGTCATCCAGGATACAGGCATCGCATCGTCGCAGTGTTCCGCGACGGATTTCACCTGTTCACCTCACTGGATACCATTATGTCTAACTCAAAACTCGAAGTGTTAACCCCCGATAACTGTCAGATGATCTTCATCGACCAGCAGCCGCAGATGGCGTTTGGCGTGCAGTCTATCGATCGTCAGGTGCTGAAAAACAACGTGGTAGGGCTGGCGAAAGCGGCCAAAGTGTTCAACATCCCGACCATCATCACCACCGTTGAAACCCAGAGCTTCTCCGGCAACACCTTCCCGGAGCTGCTGGACGTCTTCCCGGGCCAGGACATTCTTGAGCGTACCTCCATGAACTCCTGGGACGACCAGAAAGTGCGTGACGCCCTGAAGGCCAACGGCAAGAAGAAAGTAGTGGTTTCCGGCCTGTGGACCGAAGTGTGCAACAACACCTTCGCCCTGTGTGCAATGCTGGAAGGCGACTACGAGATCTACATGGTGGCGGACGCCTCCGGCGGCACCTCGAAAGAGGCCCACGACTTCGCCATGCAGCGCATGATCCAGGCCGGCGTGATCCCGGTAACCTGGCAGCAGGTGTTGCTGGAGTGGCAGCGCGACTGGGCGCACAAAGAGACCTACAACGCGGTAATGGATATCGTGCGTGAGCACTCCGGTGCCTACGGCATGGGCGTGGATTACGCCTACACCATGGTGCACAAAGCCCCGTCTCGCCAGAAGAGCGAGCACGAAACCCTGGCGCCGGTTCCGGCCCCGGTTCGCTAAGTTTTCAGCGGCAGGCTGGGCCCTCATCCGGCCTGCTGCTGACCTCTCTGGAGTCCATCATGAGTACTGGGTTAATTTCCCTCGCGGCAGGCGTGTTAATCGGCCTGCTGTACGCGCTGCTGAAAGTCCGCTCCCCCGCCCCGCCCGCGCTGGCGTTGATTGGCCTGCTGGGGATGCTGGCTGGCGAACAGGCCACCCGCCATTTTCTGCATGCTGACGACACCGCGCAAAAGGCGCCCGTCACCCTCTCCACAGGAGCCTCGTCATGAAAGCTTGGGTCGTTTCACTGAGCTGTGGAATTCTGGCAGGGGTGATTTATGCCGCAATTGATGTACACTCGCCCGCGCCGCCGGTTGTCGCTCTGTTGGGGCTGTTTGGCATGCTGGTGGGGGAACAGCTGATCCCGATTGGCCGCCGCCTGTTCAGCCGTCAGCTGACGATGGCGTGGTTTCGTCACGAATGCGTCCCCAAAATCAGCGGCACTGCACCTCCGGCCCGTCCCGGCGACGGTAGCGAGGGTTAATCACCTTTAGTTTGAGGAACACGAGCATGCCGCAGCGCATAGCCATCATTGATGATGAACGGTCTGTCCGCAGCGGTTTAAGCAACCTGCTGCAGTCGGAGGGGTATGCCACAGAGGCCTTCGACTCGGCGGAAGTGTTTCTCAGCCACCCTACCGCGCTGGCAGAGGTCGCGCTGGTGATTGCCGACATCCGCCTGCGGGGGATGAACGGACTCGAGATGCTCGACAAACTGCGCCTTATCGCCCCCTCGCCGCCGCCGCTTATTTTTATCTCCGGTCATGCGGATGACAACATCCAGCGCTACGCTGTTGATCACGGCGCTGTTGCTTTTTTGCGCAAGCCGATTAATGTCGATGTGCTGCTGGCGCACATTCAACGCGCGCTCGCCACCTGACAACACCTGCAAACCAATCCCACGAGAACCATTAACGAAGAAAAAAAGGAACGTGGATGACCAATACATCGCTGCCTGCTCGCTGGCCTGCCCCCGAAAATTTAGCGGAAGGGCGGGCTTTTGTGCTTAAAGAAGACGTCATTTTTACCCCGCTGGGGCAGGAGGGGAGCCTCTGCTGGCTCAATGCCCGCCTGCCCAGCTCCGGTGGGTCGTTTATCATCGCCACCGGGGTGAGCGATGAAGAAGAGGCCAGCGCAACGCGCCTGCTGCGCAACGAGTTTGCCCTGCGGGAGTACCTGAGCGACGACTGGGCCATCCGCCCGGTGGCCAGCACGCAGTACCACGGGCGCTTTGCACTGGTTTATGCCCCCTTTTCGTTTGTGCTGCTGACGCGAATTGTCGGCGCGCCGATGGCCTGCATCCAGAGCTTTCTTGAGCTGGCGATCCGCATCAGCCTGCCCCTGCGCCTGATGCATCTGCGCAACCTGGTGCACGGGGATATCAAGCCCGGCAATATCTTTATTCACGAGGACAACCGCTGTCGGCTGGGGGGCTTTGGCCTGTCGTCCGGCACCTCGGAAGAGATCCAGCAATCCCGGCTGGCGGTGGTGGGCGGTACTCCCGCCTACATGTCGCCGGAGCACACCACCCGCACCCATCGCTCGGTGGATAACCGCAGCGATCTCTACAGCCTCGGGGTGGTGCTCTACGAGCTGCTCACCGGCAGCCTGCCGTTTGAGCTGGGCGGCGAGGATCAGGGCAAATGGGCGCACTATCACATCGCCTCCGAGCCCCGCGCCCCTGGCGCGGTGTGTCCCGGCGTGCCCGCCATGCTGTCGACCATCGTCCTCAAGCTGCTGGCGAAAAAACCGGAGAACCGCTATCAGACCGTGGATGGCCTGATTGCCGATCTGCGTCGCTGCCAGGCGACCCTGAGCGACGACGGGGAGATCGCCGCCTTTACCCCCGGCCTGCAGGATCGCTCTCCCGCGTTTCATCTTACCGACACCCTTTACACCGCCCATCCCCAGGCGGCGGAGCTGCTTCACGCCTTTGAGCGGGTCAATCGCGATGCCATCGCCGGATTCGTGGCGATTAGCGGCCCGTCGGGGATCGGCAAATCGTCGCTGATCGCCTCGGGGCTGAAGGCCCTGCAACACCGCAGCGTGCTGCTGGCGGTGGGCAAGGTGGATCAGTTTTCCCCCACGCTGCCTTATGCGGCGCTGACCTCGGCGTTTCGTAACCTGGTGCTGCATCTGCTGGGGCTGCCGGCGGAGGAGGTGGCCCTGTGGAAGGTTCGCCTGTCCCGCGAGCTGGAGGGCTACGAAGCCTTAGCCGTCAGCCTGGTGCCGGAGCTGCGGCTGCTGCTGGATAACAAGCCGCGCTTCTCCAGCGATACCTTCTCCATCGACGCCCGGGCGCGCTTCAGCCACATGGTGCTGGCGCTGGTGAAAGCCTTCGCCAGCGCGGGCTGCCCGCTGGTGCTGCTGCTGGACGATATCCACTGGATCGACCCCGCCAGCCTGCAAATTCTGGAATACCTGCTGATCCACGCCAGCGCCGTGCCGCTGCTGATGGTGGTGGCGCACCGGGATGCCTGCTCGCTGCCGGACAGCGCCCTGCATCACCAGCTGGCGAATCTGCACCTGGCCTCGCGCAACACCACCGAGCTGCGTCCGGAGCCGCTGTCGGTGAAAGCGGTGTCGCGCTGGCTGGGGAACATCTTCCATACCCGCTCGGCCAGCACCCTCGATCTGGCCGGGCTGATCCACGAAAAAACCGGCGGCAACCCGCTGTTTGTGCATGAATTTTTCCGCCGCATCGTTGATGACGGGCTGGTGACGCACAACAAATATCAGGATAAGTGGCACTACGATCTGCACGCCATCCGCACCCGGCACTACACCGAAAACGTGGTCACGCTGGTGTTGCAG
Coding sequences within it:
- a CDS encoding DoxX family protein, which translates into the protein MNSTQQTLPRIDLGLFFLRITGSLLLLYVHGLPKIVHFSEELTRIEDPFGFGPYFSLIPAIVAEVICPILILFGVATRLACVPIIAVLLVAMLVVHPGWSIAEGQFGWLLLIIFTTLAITGPGAWRVRSRATERFA
- a CDS encoding amidohydrolase, whose protein sequence is MTSSAKADLILVNGQFHTVDRENPLAEAVAVRDGKFLAVGTAAEVMQYHDDATKVVDLKGHTAIPGLNDSHLHLIRGGLNYNLELRWEGVPSLADALRMLKEQALRTPSPQWVRVVGGWNEFQFAERRMPTLDEINAAAPDTPVFILHLYDRALLNRAALKVVGYTKDTPNPPGGEIQRDANGNPTGMLIARPNAMILYATLAKGPKLPLEQQVNSTRQFMRELNRLGLTSAIDAGGGFQNYPEDYEVIAELHEKKQMTIRIAYNLFTQRPGHELEDFEKWTDMLKPGQGTDFFRHNGAGEMLVFSAADFEDFLEPRPDLAPGMEDELERVVRHLVEHRWPFRLHATYDESISRMLDVFEKVNREIPFDGLHWFFDHAETVTQRNIDRIKALGGGIAVQHRMAFQGEYFAERYGMEAVRHTPPVTRMLETGVPVGLGTDATRVASYNPWTALYWLVSGRTVGGMQMYDHSARLDRDTALMLWTQGSAWFSNEQSQKGQIKKGQLADLAVLSKDFFRVPEEEIKGIESVLTVVDGNIVYAAGSFGPLAPPAIPVLPEWSPVVKVPGHYRSAPPQAARVGMQPAHHCSGPCGVHNHAHDFARTAEMPVADDNAFWGALGCSCFAF
- a CDS encoding hydrolase, which codes for MSNSKLEVLTPDNCQMIFIDQQPQMAFGVQSIDRQVLKNNVVGLAKAAKVFNIPTIITTVETQSFSGNTFPELLDVFPGQDILERTSMNSWDDQKVRDALKANGKKKVVVSGLWTEVCNNTFALCAMLEGDYEIYMVADASGGTSKEAHDFAMQRMIQAGVIPVTWQQVLLEWQRDWAHKETYNAVMDIVREHSGAYGMGVDYAYTMVHKAPSRQKSEHETLAPVPAPVR
- a CDS encoding DUF1427 family protein, whose translation is MSTGLISLAAGVLIGLLYALLKVRSPAPPALALIGLLGMLAGEQATRHFLHADDTAQKAPVTLSTGASS
- a CDS encoding DUF1427 family protein, coding for MKAWVVSLSCGILAGVIYAAIDVHSPAPPVVALLGLFGMLVGEQLIPIGRRLFSRQLTMAWFRHECVPKISGTAPPARPGDGSEG
- a CDS encoding response regulator transcription factor produces the protein MPQRIAIIDDERSVRSGLSNLLQSEGYATEAFDSAEVFLSHPTALAEVALVIADIRLRGMNGLEMLDKLRLIAPSPPPLIFISGHADDNIQRYAVDHGAVAFLRKPINVDVLLAHIQRALAT